The Larus michahellis chromosome 2, bLarMic1.1, whole genome shotgun sequence genome window below encodes:
- the GFUS gene encoding GDP-L-fucose synthase — translation MMEATGPVAKRILVTGGSGLVGRAIEKVVADGEGRPDEKWIFVSSRDANLTNAAETKALFEQHKPTHVIHLAAMVGGLFKNIRYNLDFWRRNVHINDNVLHTAYETGVQKVVSCLSTCIFPDKTTYPIDESMIHNGPPHSSNFGYSYAKRMIDIQNRGYFEQHGCRFTAVIPTNVFGPHDNFNIEDGHVLPGLIHKVYLAKQTGSALTVWGTGKPRRQFIYSLDLARLFLWVLREYDEVEPIILSVGEEDEVSIREAAEAIVEAMDFRGELVFDTTKADGQFKKTASNAKLRRYLPSFQFTPFKQAVKETCAWFSANYTNARK, via the exons ATGATGGAGGCGACGGGGCCTGTGGCCAAGCGCATCCTGGTGACGGGTGGCAGCGGCTTGGTGGGGAGAGCCATCGAGAAGGTGGTGGCCGATGGAGAGGGGCGGCCAGACGAGAAGTGGATCTTCGTGTCCTCCAGAGACGCCAACTTGAC GAATGCCGCCGAGACCAAAGCCCTGTTCGAGCAGCACAAGCCCACCCATGTCATCCACCTGGCCGCCATGGTCGGGGGCCTCTTCAAAAACATCCGCTACAACCTGGATTTTTGG AGGAGAAACGTTCATATCAACGACAATGTCCTGCACACGGCCTACGAGACGGGGGTGCAGAAGGTGGTCTCCTGCCTCTCCACCTGCATCTTCCCCGACAAGACGACGTACCCCATCGATGAGAGCATG ATTCACAACGGGCCACCACATAGCTCCAACTTTGGCTACTCCTACGCCAAGAGGATGATCGACATCCAGAATAG GGGCTACTTTGAGCAGCACGGCTGCCGCTTCACTGCCGTCATCCCCACCAACGTCTTTGGGCCGCACGACAACTTCAACATCGAGGATGGCCACGTCCTGCCAGGGCTCATCCACAAGGTCTACCTGGCCAAAC AGACTGGCTCCGCTCTGACCGTCTGGGGCACGGGCAAGCCCAGGAGACAGTTCATCTACTCCCTG GACCTGGCCCGGCTCTTCCTTTGGGTCTTGCGGGAATACGATGAGGTGGAACCCATCATTTTGTCAG TGGGAGAAGAAGATGAAGTCTCCatcagggaggcagcagaggcgATCGTGGAGGCCATGGACTTCAGGGGAGAGCTTGTT TTTGACACCACCAAAGCGGACGGGCAGTTCAAGAAGACGGCCAGTAACGCCAAGCTACGGCGCTACCTGCCCAGCTTCCAGTTCACACCTTTCAAGCAAG ccgtGAAGGAGACCTGTGCCTGGTTCAGTGCCAACTACACCAACGCCAGGAAGTGA